Within the Pirellulales bacterium genome, the region GGGCGGCTATAATGCAACTCGTGGCAAATCGTTACGACATAATGAATCCCATCACCGAACACCGCCTGACCATCAATCGCCGCGAGTTCTTCTCGCGCGGCGTCTCGACCATCGGCACCGCTGCCCTGGCTTCGCTCTTGACGCGCGACGGCCTTGCTTCGGCCGGCTCGCCCGCCGGCGCTCTTCCGGGCCTGCCCCATTTCGCCGCCAAAGCGAAACGGGTGATCTACCTGTTTCAAAACGGCGGCCCCACGCACGTCGAGCTGTTTGATTACAAGCCGAAGCTCAAAGAAATGCACGGGCAGCCGATACCCGACGCTTACATTGCCGGCAAGCGGTTCAGCACCATGACGGGTTCGCCGCAGGGAAAGGTGATGCTGGCTCCGGTCGAGCCGTTCGCCCAGCACGGCGAAAGCGGGGCCTGGGTGAGCAGTTTCTTGCCGCAGACGGCGGCCATCGCCGACGACCTGTGCTTCATCAAGAGCATGCACACCGACGCGGTCAACCACGCGCCGGCGATCAGTTTTTTCTTAAGCGGCGCGCAGTTGCCCGGCCGGCCGACGATGGGCGCCTGGCTCACCTATGGGCTGGGCAGCGACACGCAGGACTTGCCCGCTTTCGTGGTGATGACCTCGGTCAGCAAAGGCACGACGTGCGGGCAGATTTTTTACGACTTTTATTGGAGCTCGGGCTTTTTGCCGTCGCGGTTTCAAGGCGTGAAGTTCCGCGGCAGCGGCGAACCGGTGTTGTATCTCTCCGATCCCGACGGCATGAGCCGCCCCATGCGCCGCGGCCTGCTCGACGATCTGGCGAAGCTCAACGAGCTGAAATTGCGCGAATTCGGCGATCCGGAAATTGCCACGCGGATCGCCCAATACGAAATGGCCTATCGCATGCAGACGAGCGTGCCGGAGCTGACCGACTTTTCCGACGAGCCGGCGCACGTGCTCGCGATGTACGGAGCGGACGTGAAGCAGCAGGGCACGTATGCCTACAACTGTCTGATGGCCCGGCGGTTGGTGGAGCGCGGCGTGCGGTTCGTGCAGCTCATGCATGCAGGTTGGGACCAGCACGGCAGCATCACCACCGAGCTTTACAATCAGTGTCGCGACACCGACCAGCCCTCGGCGGCGCTGGTCGCCGATCTCAAGCAGCGCGGCCTGCTCGACGACACGCTGGTGATCTGGGGCGGCGAGTTCGGCCGCACGCCGTTTTTGCAGGGCAACATCGCCGACCGTCCCAAATGGGGCCGCGACCACCACCCTTATGCCTTCACCGTCTGGATGGCCGGGGGCGGCGTGCGGCCGGGAATCAGCTACGGCGCGTCGGACGATCTGGCGATGAACGCCATCGAGAATCCCGTACACGTCCACGATTTTCAGGCCACCGTGCTGAACTTGCTGGGCATCGACCACGAGCGGCTCACATATCGCTTTCAGGGGCGTGATTTCCGCCTCACCGACGTGCATGGCGAGGTCGTAGACGACATCCTGTTGTGAAGGCAATGAGGCATTTTCGGTGGCTGGGGCAGAGCTTGGCCAGATAGCGGCTGGCGCCCATCAACGGCGTGGCGGCCAAGAGATGCCCCGGTTGGACGCACCGGGGCATCGTCTGGCCGCCGAGATGAACGAAGTGCCAGCGTCCACCCGGCCAGACTCTGCCCCAGCCACCGCCAATGTCTCACCCTCGGCCGCGTAAAGTATAGAGGTCTATCTACCGCCTGATCCGCCTTGACCCTGTCGGCGCCCGTTTCTATACTCCCCGGCCCAATGGCGTTGCCGGCAGCCGCGTCGAGAATCTGCGCGGGCGTCTGAGTGGAACGTTTGGCCTACCGAACTCGGTTCAGGGAGAAACCGCATGGATCGCGAATCGACCGCCGCACCCGTAAGAAAATTGCGCGGGCGGCTGCTCTCGTTGGTCGGCGTGCTGACGACGGTCGGCATCGCCTTGCTGATTCGCCACGGCTGGCCGGCGCCGGCCGCCAAGGCCGAGTTGCCTTTCAAGCGGACCGCGGCCAAAAGCACTCCCAAAAAGAAACCCAAGAGCGAAGTCGAACCCGAGGCCCCGCCGGCCGAATTGCCGCTGCCGGAGAACCTCACGGTCATGGCCATCGTCAACGGCGAACGCATCGAGCGGCCGGAACTGGCCCGTGAGTGCCTGCGGCACTATGGCGAAGACGTGCTGGAAACGATCATCAATAAACGGCTGATCGCCGCCGAATGCCAGCGGCGCAATATCCCCGTGACCAACCAAGAAGTCAAAGAGGAAATGGACCGCATGGCGGCGCGGTTCGGACTGGCAACCGAGCAGCTTCTCAAAATGCTCAAGGAAGAACGCCACATCACTTCGCAGCAATATGCCAAGGAGATTCTTTGGCCCACCGTCGCGCTGCGAAAACTGGCCAACGACCGGCTGAAGGTCACCGAAAAGGATTTTCAAGAAGCCTACGACATGCTCTATGGGCCGGCGATCCAGACCCGGCTGATTGCCTGCGCCACGCTGGCCGACGCCGAACGGATCCGCGCGCTGGCGGTCGCCAATCCCGATGATTTCGGCAACCTGGCCAAACAGTACTCCATCGACACCGTCAGCGCAAGCTCGAAGGGGTTGATCCAACCGATCCATCACCATCAGGGCGATAAGAACATCGAGCGCGTGGCGTTCGGCCTGAAGGAGGGCGCGATTTCGGAAGTCGTCGCCGTGGGCGACCAGTTCGTGCTGCTGAAGTGCGAGGCCCACCTCGCCCCGCAACGGGTCGACCGCGCGAAAGTGCAGAAGGTCTTGGAAGAAAGCATCCGCGACAAGAAGCTCCGCCTGCAGGCCGAAAGCATCTTCAAGCAACTGCAAGACAACGCCCAGGTCGAGAACGTCTTCAACGACCCCGTCCGCAGCAAACAGCATCCGGGCATCGCCGCCATCGTCAACGGCGAGAGCATCACGGTCCGCGACGTGGCCGAAGAGTGCATCGAGCGGCACGGCATCGAAATGCTGGAAGGGCTGATCAGCAAGCACATTCTGACGCAGGCCCTGAAGCGCCGCAAAATCAAGATCACCGAGGCCGACCTGCAGGAAGAGATTGCGCGCATCGCCGTCGGCATGGGCAAGACCACCAAGGACGACAAACCCGACGTTCGGGCCTGGCTCAAAGACGTGGTCGAGCACCAGAAAATGTCGGTCGAAATCTATCGCGACGACGTGGTCTGGCCCTCCGTCGCCCTGCGCAAGCTGGCGGGCGACAAGACCGAGATCACCAAAGAAGACCTGCAAAAGAGCTTCGAGGCCAACTACGGCCCGCGCGTGCGTTGCCGGGCCATCGTGCTGAACAATCAGCGCCGCGCTCAGGCGGTGTGGGAACTGGCACGAAAGAACCCCACGCTGGAGAACTTCGCCGACCTGGCCAGGCAGTATACGATCGAGCCGGGCGGCAAAGTGAACGACGGCGAGGTCCCCCCCATTCAACGCTACGGCACCGAACCGCTGTTGGAGCAAGAGGCGTTTTCGCTGAAGAAAGGCGAGGTTTCCGGCATTGTGCAGGTGGGCGACAAGTGGGTGATCTTGTTTTGCGAAGGTTTCACCAAGCCGGTGGGCGTCAAGTTCAAGGACGTCGAGAAGCTGATGTACGGCGACATCCGCGACAAAAAAATCCGGGTGGCGATGGTCCAGCAGTACACCAAGCTGCAAGACGACGCCCGGATCGAGAACTTTCTGGCCGGCAAGGTGCAAGGGGGAGCGAAGGCCAAGCAGGCCGGCGATTCGCTGTTGAACGTTCCGGAGGGAACGCTGCTGGCGCCGGACAACCCCGAGCCGCCCCCCAAGAGCGCCAGCAAGCCGAAGCCCTCGCGGCCTGAAGTGCGATAGCCATTATTTCACGCTGCCGAGAATGAGACGTTGGCGGTGGCTGGGGCAGAGCCTGGCCAAGTGGGGGCCGGCACTTCGTTCAGCTCGGCGGCCAGGCGATGCCCCGGTGGGACGCACCGGGGCATCGCTTGGCCGCCACGCTGTTGATGGGCGCCAACTGCCATCCGGCCAAGCTCTGCCCCAGCCACCGCTTTTACTCGCGGCAACACGTCTCATTCTCGGCCGCGTGAAGTTATTTCCAAGCGAACTCGCCCGCGCTGGCGCTGGGCAAGTGACTGACGCCCATCAAGTGCTTGTCGACGGCACGCGCGGCCTCGCGGCCCTCGTGAATGGCCCACACCACCAGCGACTGGCCGCGGCGCATGTCGCCCGCGGCAAACACGCAGGGCACGCTGGTCATATAGTTGTCGTCACACTTCACGTTGCCCCGCGGGTCAAGCTCCAGGCCAAGCTCTTCGATGGCCCCGCGCCGCTCGGGCCCGACAAAGCCCATCGCCAACAGCGCCAACTGGCAAGGCCACTCCTTCGTCGTGCCGGCGACCTCGCGGGAGGCATGCCGGCCTTGCTCGTCCTGGTACCACTCGATGGTCACGGTCACCAGCCCCTTGACATTCCCCTGCTCGTCGCCGCGGAACTCCTTGGTGAGAATGCTCCAGCGACGGTCGCAGCCTTCCTCATGCGATGAGCTGGTGCGCAACATCATCGGCCAGTAAGGCCAGGGCGAGGCGATCGGCCGCTCGTTACGGCGGGGAAAATAACCCAGGTCGGGCGGCTGCGGCAAAAGCTCGAACTGCGTCACGCTCCGCGCACCATGGCGGTTCGAGGTGCCAGTGCAGTCGCTGCCGGTGTCGCCGCCGCCGATGATGATCACGTCCTTGCCGGTCGCCGTCAGCGAAACCTCCGGCGGAATCGTGTCGCCCTGGTTGCGTTTGTTCTGCTGGGGCAAAAACTCCATGGCGTAGTGAACCCCCTTCAGATCGCGGCCGGGGATCGGAAAGTCGCGGGGCTGCGTGGCGCCGCCGGTGAGCAAAATGGCGTCGTAGTTTTCGCGCAGCTCCGCGACGGGCACGTCGACGCCGACGTTGGCGTTGCAGCGGAACTCGACGCCCTCGGCCTCCATCTGTCGGATGCGCCGCCAGACGCGCGATTTTTCGAGCTTGAAATCGGGAATGCCGTACATCAACAGTCCGCCCGGCCGGTCGGCGCGCTCGAAGAGCGTCACCTGATGGCCGGCCCGGTTGAGCTGCTGCGAAGCCGCCAGGCCGGCGGGGCCGGAGCCGACCACGGCCACCTTTTTGCCGGTGCGCGTGAGCGGCGGCTCGGGCGTGATCCAACCTTCGTCGAAGCCGCGGTCGGCGATCGACATCTCGATTTCCTTGATGGCCACCGGGTCTTCGTTGATGCCCAGCACGCAAGCGGCTTCGCACGGCGCCGGACAGACGCGGCCCGTGAACTCCGGAAAGTTGTTCGTGGCGTGCAGGCGGTCGAGCGCTTCGCGCCATTGGTCGCGATAGACCAGGTCGTTGAAGTCGGGAATGATGTTGCCCAACGGACAGCCGGTATGGCAGAACGGCACGCCGCAGTCCATGCAGCGCGCGCCCTGCTGCCGCAGCTCGTCGGCCGGCAAGACCTTGAGGAACTCGTTGTAGTGCTTCAGCCGCTCGGCGACCGACTCGTTGTCGTGATGCTTTCGCGGATAGCGCATGAACCCCCGAACGTCACCCACGTGTTACCTCCCGCCTTTTCTTACATTCATTCTTTTGGATCGTCTGCTAGTCATCGTCGGTTTTTCGGCGAAGCCAGTAACTCGGATGCCGCTTCGCATGGGCAATTGCCAACACGACGAATTCGGTGTCAATGCGCTCATAAACAACGCTGTATGGAAAACGCTTGACGTTATGCTGTCGAATCTCGCGTTTCGTGCGAGGCTTTTGGATTCTTGCAAACCTGAACGGATCTCTTTCAATCGCCCTTAGTGCCAACGCGACCGCGTCCAGGAATTCCGCACCTAACCCCTCTTGCTGCTCTTCGTAGTGGTTCGCCGCTGCCTTAGATTCCGCCTCCGCTTCGGTCAGGAATCGCAGCTTCACTTTGATTGCCTCCGTGGAAGTTGCTTTCGGATGTCGTCTAATGCCTCTCGCCAGTCGCGAGCCGTATAATCGCCGCGATGTACAGCATCGCTACGCGATATGATTTCCTCCGCCCACGCATCTTCAGCGTCAGGATCCTCCGGTTCAAGACTGTGCAGTAGCTGCGTCGCCATTGCGGCGCGTTGTTGTTCTGGCAGTGCCAGCGCCTGAGTCAACAAGTCATCGACTGTACTCATTGTTTTTCTTCCTTTTAGGGTGCGTTACTCGGTGACTGCTATCAGTGACTCGTGTGGGCGGCCCATTTCACGCCGGCGCTGACCGTTAACCTTCGGTTAAACAATCGACATTATCCTCCCGCCGCCGCCAGCATGCC harbors:
- a CDS encoding DUF1501 domain-containing protein; its protein translation is MNPITEHRLTINRREFFSRGVSTIGTAALASLLTRDGLASAGSPAGALPGLPHFAAKAKRVIYLFQNGGPTHVELFDYKPKLKEMHGQPIPDAYIAGKRFSTMTGSPQGKVMLAPVEPFAQHGESGAWVSSFLPQTAAIADDLCFIKSMHTDAVNHAPAISFFLSGAQLPGRPTMGAWLTYGLGSDTQDLPAFVVMTSVSKGTTCGQIFYDFYWSSGFLPSRFQGVKFRGSGEPVLYLSDPDGMSRPMRRGLLDDLAKLNELKLREFGDPEIATRIAQYEMAYRMQTSVPELTDFSDEPAHVLAMYGADVKQQGTYAYNCLMARRLVERGVRFVQLMHAGWDQHGSITTELYNQCRDTDQPSAALVADLKQRGLLDDTLVIWGGEFGRTPFLQGNIADRPKWGRDHHPYAFTVWMAGGGVRPGISYGASDDLAMNAIENPVHVHDFQATVLNLLGIDHERLTYRFQGRDFRLTDVHGEVVDDILL
- a CDS encoding glutamate synthase subunit beta, which codes for MGDVRGFMRYPRKHHDNESVAERLKHYNEFLKVLPADELRQQGARCMDCGVPFCHTGCPLGNIIPDFNDLVYRDQWREALDRLHATNNFPEFTGRVCPAPCEAACVLGINEDPVAIKEIEMSIADRGFDEGWITPEPPLTRTGKKVAVVGSGPAGLAASQQLNRAGHQVTLFERADRPGGLLMYGIPDFKLEKSRVWRRIRQMEAEGVEFRCNANVGVDVPVAELRENYDAILLTGGATQPRDFPIPGRDLKGVHYAMEFLPQQNKRNQGDTIPPEVSLTATGKDVIIIGGGDTGSDCTGTSNRHGARSVTQFELLPQPPDLGYFPRRNERPIASPWPYWPMMLRTSSSHEEGCDRRWSILTKEFRGDEQGNVKGLVTVTIEWYQDEQGRHASREVAGTTKEWPCQLALLAMGFVGPERRGAIEELGLELDPRGNVKCDDNYMTSVPCVFAAGDMRRGQSLVVWAIHEGREAARAVDKHLMGVSHLPSASAGEFAWK
- a CDS encoding peptidylprolyl isomerase, whose translation is MDRESTAAPVRKLRGRLLSLVGVLTTVGIALLIRHGWPAPAAKAELPFKRTAAKSTPKKKPKSEVEPEAPPAELPLPENLTVMAIVNGERIERPELARECLRHYGEDVLETIINKRLIAAECQRRNIPVTNQEVKEEMDRMAARFGLATEQLLKMLKEERHITSQQYAKEILWPTVALRKLANDRLKVTEKDFQEAYDMLYGPAIQTRLIACATLADAERIRALAVANPDDFGNLAKQYSIDTVSASSKGLIQPIHHHQGDKNIERVAFGLKEGAISEVVAVGDQFVLLKCEAHLAPQRVDRAKVQKVLEESIRDKKLRLQAESIFKQLQDNAQVENVFNDPVRSKQHPGIAAIVNGESITVRDVAEECIERHGIEMLEGLISKHILTQALKRRKIKITEADLQEEIARIAVGMGKTTKDDKPDVRAWLKDVVEHQKMSVEIYRDDVVWPSVALRKLAGDKTEITKEDLQKSFEANYGPRVRCRAIVLNNQRRAQAVWELARKNPTLENFADLARQYTIEPGGKVNDGEVPPIQRYGTEPLLEQEAFSLKKGEVSGIVQVGDKWVILFCEGFTKPVGVKFKDVEKLMYGDIRDKKIRVAMVQQYTKLQDDARIENFLAGKVQGGAKAKQAGDSLLNVPEGTLLAPDNPEPPPKSASKPKPSRPEVR
- a CDS encoding addiction module protein; the encoded protein is MSTVDDLLTQALALPEQQRAAMATQLLHSLEPEDPDAEDAWAEEIISRSDAVHRGDYTARDWREALDDIRKQLPRRQSK
- a CDS encoding type II toxin-antitoxin system RelE/ParE family toxin: MKLRFLTEAEAESKAAANHYEEQQEGLGAEFLDAVALALRAIERDPFRFARIQKPRTKREIRQHNVKRFPYSVVYERIDTEFVVLAIAHAKRHPSYWLRRKTDDD